One Buteo buteo chromosome 5, bButBut1.hap1.1, whole genome shotgun sequence DNA window includes the following coding sequences:
- the CHD5 gene encoding chromodomain-helicase-DNA-binding protein 5 isoform X3 yields MRGPAGAGRELPDDAENEEDVSEDDGVLEGLDEFFAEEQVAVQKKKKSKKLKDGKAAKIKRRKKEGSNDEMSDNDEGIEEKSESEGSDYSPNKKKKKKLKDKKEKKPKRKKKDEEEDDNEDGVLKEPKSSAQLMEEWGLDDVDYIFSEEDYHTLTNYKAFSQFLRPLIAKKNPKIPMSKMMTVLGAKWREFSANNPFKGSSAAAAAAAVAAAVETVTVAPPLAASPQQSALPTVIRKAKTKEGKGPGVRKKIKGSKDGKKKGKGKKMAGLKFRFGGIPSKRKKGSSSEEEEREESDFDSASINSSSVRSECSAGLGKRGKRRRKKKRIEEGDGYETDHQDYCEVCQQGGEIILCDTCPRAYHLVCLDPELEKAPEGKWSCPHCEKEGIQWEPKEEEEEEEEGGEEEEDDHMEFCRVCKDGGELLCCDTCPSSYHLHCLNPPLPEIPNGEWLCPRCTCPPLKGKVQRILHWAWKEPPATPLPPVLPTPDAELALPAPKVLEGIPEREFFVKWAGLSYWHCSWVKELQLELYHTVMYRNYQRKNDMDEPPAFDYGSGDEDSQREKRKNKDPQYAKMEERFYRYGIKPEWMMIHRILNHSFDKKGDIHYLIKWKDLPYDQCTWEIDEIDIPYYENLKLLYWNHRELMLGEDTRPLKKLNKKGKKLKEEKLEKPPETPLVDPTVKFDKQPWYIDATGGTLHPYQLEGLNWLRFSWAQGTDTILADEMGLGKTVQTIVFLYSLYKEGHSKGPYLVSAPLSTIINWEREFEMWAPDFYVVTYTGDKESRSVIRENEFSFEDNAIRSGKKVFRMKKEAQIKFHVLLTSYELITIDQAVLGSIEWACLVVDEAHRLKNNQSKFFRVLNSYKIDYKLLLTGTPLQNNLEELFHLLNFLTPERFNNLEGFLEEFADISKEDQIKKLHDLLGPHMLRRLKADVFKNMPAKTELIVRVELSQMQKKYYKFILTRNFEALNSKGGGNQVSLLNIMMDLKKCCNHPYLFPVAAVEAPVLPNGSYDGNSLVKSSGKLMLLQKMLKKLRDGGHRVLIFSQMTKMLDLLEDFLEYEGYKYERIDGGITGGLRQEAIDRFNAPGAQQFCFLLSTRAGGLGINLATADTVIIYDSDWNPHNDIQAFSRAHRIGQNKKVMIYRFVTRASVEERITQVAKRKMMLTHLVVRPGLGSKSGSMTKQELDDILKFGTEELFKDDVEGMVSQGQRITMPDAVTPFSDTLSTKGGAVTPGMKKKHGGTPPGDNKDVDDSSVIHYDDAAISKLLDRNQDATDDTELQNMNEYLSSFKVAQYVVREEDGVEEVEREIIKQEENVDPDYWEKLLRHHYEQQQEDLARNLGKGKRIRKQVNYNDASQEDQEWQDELSDNQSEYSIGSEDEDEDFEERPEGQSGRRQSRRQLKSDRDKPLPPLLARVGGNIEVLGFNARQRKAFLNAIMRWGMPPQDAFNSHWLVRDLRGKSEKEFRAYVSLFMRHLCEPGADGAETFADGVPREGLSRQHVLTRIGVMSLVRKKVQEFEHVNGKYSTPDLILEGPESKKSSEIVSSGPNTPIPASPAHMHTGSVALADKIETQLGFQEEKEQVEQKSRKVSDSQVPVSAEKAESEEHTESCDSKEKPRVEKQEESEKTEPSPEPLVKDEGIQEKEKPLEKPELNSSPGKGEDKEVKPAEDAKAEEKEQSEAQQNGDREEEEDGKKDDRNMNFRFMFNIADGGFTELHTLWQNEERAAISSGKIYDIWHRRHDYWLLAGIVTHGYARWQDIQNDPRYVILNEPFKSEIHKGNYLEMKNKFLARRFKLLEQALVIEEQLRRAAYLNMTQDPSHPAMALNARLAEVECLAESHQHLSKESLAGNKPANAVLHKVLNQLEELLSDMKADVTRLPSMLSRIPPVAARLQMSERSILSRLATRGGDPAVQQGSFGSSQIYNNNFGPNFRGPGPGGIVNYSQMPLGPYVTDI; encoded by the exons atgcgggggccggcgggggccggccGGGAGCTGCCGGACGACGCGGAGAACGAGGAGGACGTCTCGG AAGATGATGGGGTGCTGGAAGGACTCGATGAGTTTTTCGCAGAAGAGCAAGTcgctgtgcagaaaaaaaagaaatccaagaaGCTGAAAGATGGCAAAGCTGCCAAAatcaagaggaggaagaaggag GGGAGCAATGATGAAATGTCAGACAATGATGAGGGGATCGAGGAGAAGTCTGAGAGTGAAGGGAGTGACTATTCCCCcaacaaaaagaagaagaaaaaactgaaggacaagaaggagaaaaagccaAAACGGAAGaagaaggatgaagaggaggatgaCAACGAGGATGGAGTTCTAAAG GAGCCCAAGAGCTCAGCCCAGCTGATGGAAGAATGGGGCCTCGATGACGTAGATTACATCTTCTCAGAAGAAGATTATCATACTCTGACTAATTACAAGGCTTTCAGCCAGTTCCTCAG GCCTCTGATCGCCAAGAAGAACCCCAAGATCCCCATGTCCAAGATGATGACCGTGCTTGGTGCCAAGTGGCGAGAGTTCAGTGCCAACAACCCATTCAagggcagctcagcagcagcggcagcagcggctgttgctgcagctgtggagaCGGTCACCGTCGCTCCACCGCTTGCCGCCAGCCCACAGCAGTCTGCCTTGCCCACTGTCATCAGGAAGGCTAAGACCAAGGAGGGCAAGG GTCCAGGAGTGCGGAAGAAAATCAAGGGCTCCAAAGAcgggaagaaaaaagggaaggggaaaaagatgGCAGGCTTGAAATTCCGGTTTGGAGGAATCcccagcaaaaggaaaaagggctCCTCT agcGAAGAGGAGGAACGGGAGGAATCCGACTTTGACAGTGCCAGCATCAACAGCTCCTCAGTGCGCTCCGAGTGCTCAGCTggcctggggaagagagggaagaggaggagaaagaaaaagagga TCGAAGAAGGGGATGGGTACGAGACAGACCACCAGGACTACTGCGAGGTGtgccagcagggaggagagatCATCCTGTGTGACACCTGTCCTCGCGCCTACCACCTCGTCTGCCTGGACCCTGAGCTGGAGAAGGCCCCCGAGGGCAAGTGGAGCTGCCCCCACTGC gagaAGGAGGGCATCCAGTGGGAGCcgaaagaggaggaggaggaggaagaggaaggtggcGAGGAGGAAGAGGACGACCATATGGAGTTCTGCCGGGTCTGTAAGGATGgaggggagctgctgtgctgcgACACGTGCCCATCCTCCTACCACCTCCACTGCCTGAACCCGCCGCTGCCAGAAATACCAAACGGTGAATGGCTCTGCCCTCGCTGTACA TGCCCTCCCTTGAAGGGCAAAGTCCAACGCATCCTGCACTGGGCCTGGAAGGAGCCACCGGCCACCCCGCTCCCACCTGTGCTGCCCACCCCGGACGCGGAGCTGGCCCTCCCCGCGCCAAAGGTGCTGGAGGGGATCCCAGAGCGCGAGTTTTTTGTGAAGTGGGCAGGCCTCTCCTACTGGCACTGCTCCTGGGTCAAGGAGCTGCAG ctggagctctACCACACCGTGATGTACCGCAACTACCAACGGAAGAACGACATGGATGAGCCACCGGCCTTTGACTACGGCTCTGGGGACGAGGACAGCCAGAGGGAGAAGCGGAAGAACAAAGACCCGCAGTACGCCAAGATGGAGGAGCGGTTCTACCGTTACGGCATCAAGCCTGAGTGGATGATGATCCACCGCATCCTGAACCACAG CTTTGATAAAAAGGGAGACATCCATTACCTGATCAAGTGGAAAGACCTGCCCTATGACCAGTGCACCTGGGAGATCGACGAGATAGACATCCCGTACTATGAAAACCTCAAACTCCTCTACTGGAACCACAG GGAGCTGATGCTGGGGGAGGACACGCGCCCTCTGAAGAAGCtgaacaagaaaggaaaaaagctgaaagaggagaagctggaaaagccTCCAGAAACGCCTCTCGTGGAT CCTACGGTGAAGTTTGACAAGCAGCCGTGGTACATCGATGCCACGGGAGGCACGCTCCATCCTTACCAGCTCGAAGGGCTAAACTGGCTGAGATTTTCCTGGGCCCAAGGAACGGATACTATCCTGGCTGATGAGATGGGACTGGGGAAGACTGTGCAGACTATTGTGTTCTTGTATTCCCTGTACAAGGAG GGCCACTCGAAAGGGCCGTATCTGGTCAGCGCCCCTCTCTCCACCATCATCAACTGGGAGCGCGAGTTTGAGATGTGGGCACCCGACTTCTACGTCGTGACCTACACGGGCGACAAAGAAAGCCGGTCGGTCATCCgggaaaatgaattttcttttgaagacaaCGCCATCCGGAGTGGAAAGAAGGTCTTCCGGATGAAG AAGGAAGCGCAGATCAAATTCCATGTCCTGCTCACCTCCTACGAGCTGATCACTATTGACCAGGCGGTGCTGGGCTCCATCGAGTGGGCCTGTCTGGTGGTGGATGAAGCGCACAGGCTGAAGAACAACCAGTCCAAA ttcttTAGAGTATTAAATAGCTACAAGATCGATTACAAGCTGCTGCTCACCGGCACTCCACTCCAGAACAACTTGGAAGAGCTCTTCCACCTGCTCAATTTCCTGACTCCTGAGAGGTTTAA TAACCTGGAGGGATTCCTGGAGGAGTTTGCAGACATCTCCAAGGAGGACCAGATCAAAAAGCTCCATGATCTGCTGGGTCCCCACATGCTGCGGCGGCTCAAGGCAGATGTGTTCAAGAACATGCCGGCCAAGACAGAGCTGATCGTGAGAGTGGAGCTGAGCCAGATGCAGAA GAAGTACTACAAGTTCATACTGACGAGGAATTTCGAAGCCCTGAATTCGAAAGGTGGTGGGAACCAGGTCTCGCTGCTCAACATCATGATGGACCTGAAGAAGTGCTGTAATCACCCGTACCTCTTCCCTGTGGCAGCAGTG GAGGCCCCGGTTCTGCCCAATGGATCCTACGATGGGAATTCTTTGGTCAAATCTTCTGGGAAACTGATGCTGCTCCAAAAGATGCTGAAGAAGTTACGGGATGGGGGTCACAGAGTTCTCATCTTCTCCCAG ATGACGAAGATGCTGGACTTGCTGGAGGACTTCCTGGAGTACGAAGGCTACAAGTACGAGCGGATAGATGGGGGCATCACCGGCGGCCTGCGCCAGGAGGCCATAGACAGGTTTAACG CTCCTGGTGCTCAGcagttctgctttctcctctctacCCGCGCTGGCGGTCTGGGCATAAACCTTGCTACGGCCGACACAGTCATTATTTATGATTCTGACTGGAATCCCCACAATGACATCCAG GCTTTCAGCAGAGCTCACCGCATCGGCCAGAACAAGAAGGTGATGATCTACCGCTTTGTGACTAGAGCCTCTGTTGAAGAGCGCATCACCCAGGTGGCCAAAAGGAAGATGATGCTCACCCACCTCGTGGTCCGCCCGGGGCTCGGCTCCAAGTCAGGCTCCATGACCAAGCAAGAGCTGGATGACATCCTCAAGTTTGGGACAGAAGAGCTCTTCAAGGATGATGTGGAAG GCATGGTGTCTCAGGGACAGCGGATCACCATGCCGGATGCTGTCACCCCTTTCTCTGACACGCTGTCAACCAAAGGGGGTGCAGTGACTCCtggcatgaaaaaaaagcaCGGTGGCACCCCACCAG GTGACAATAAGGATGTGGATGACAGCAGCGTGATCCACTATGATGACGCTGCCATCTCTAAGCTTCTGGACCGAAACCAGGATGCAACTGATGACACGGAGCTCCAGAACATGAACGAGTATCTCAGCTCCTTTAAAGTGGCCCAGTATGTTGTGAGAGAAGAGGATGGTGTG gaggaggtggaacGTGAGATCATCAAGCAAGAGGAGAACGTGGACCCTGACtactgggagaagctgctgcgGCACCACtatgagcagcagcaggaagatcTGGCCAGGAActtggggaaagggaagagaatcCGCAAGCAGGTCAACTACAATGACGCCTCGCAGGAGGACCAAG AGTGGCAGGATGAGCTCTCTGACAACCAGTCGGAGTACTCCATTGGCTctgaggatgaggatgaagaCTTTGAAGAGAGGCCAGAAGGTCAGA GTGGCAGAAGACAATCCCGGAGGCAGCTGAAGAGTGACCGGGATAAGCCTCTCCCTCCTTTGCTGGCAAGAGTTGGGGGAAATATCGAG gtTCTCGGCTTCAACGCCCGCCAGCGCAAGGCTTTCCTGAATGCCATCATGCGCTGGGGCATGCCGCCCCAGGATGCCTTCAACTCTCACTGGCTGGTCCGGGATCTGCGAGGGAAGAGCGAGAAGGAGTTCAG GGCGTATGTCTCTCTCTTCATGAGACATTTGTGCGAACCTGGGGCAGACGGTGCTGAAACCTTTGCGGATGGCGTTCCCCGGGAAGGGCTGTCGCGCCAGCACGTACTGACTCGGATAGGAGTCATGTCACTAGTAAGGAAGAAG GTCCAGGAGTTTGAGCATGTCAATGGGAAGTACAGCACTCCAGATCTGATCCTCGAGGGCCCAGAGAGCAAGAAGTCCAGCGAGATTGTGTCCTCGGGTCCCAACACCCCCATCCCGGCCAGCCCAGCACATATGCACACGGGATCTGTGGCCCTTGCAG ACAAAATAGAAACCCAACTCGGGttccaggaggaaaaggagcaaGTGGAGCAGAAGTCCAGGAAAGTGTCCGACAGCCAG GTGCCTGTGAGCGCCGAGAAGGCAGAAAGCGAAGAGCACACAGAAAGCTGCGATAGCAAGGAGAAGCCGAGGGTGGAGAAGCAAGAGGAGAGTGAAAAGACTGAGCCTTCTCCTGAGCCCCTGGTGAAAG ATGAGGGCATTCAAGAGAAGGAGAAGCCTTTGGAGAAGCCGGAGTTGAACAGCAGCCCAGGGAAAGGGGAGGACAAAGAAGTCAAACCAG CAGAGGACGCCAAGGCGGAGGAGAAGGAGCAAAGCGAGGCTCAGCAAAACGgtgacagagaggaagaggaggatggaaAGAAGGATGACAGAAACATGAACTTCCGATTCATGTTCAACATCGCTGACGGCGGCTTTACAG AGCTGCACACACTGTGGCAGAACGAGGAGAGGGCTGCCATCTCCTCTGGCAAGATCTACGACATCTGGCACCGCCGACATGACTACTGGCTGTTGGCAGGAATTGTCAC TCATGGCTATGCCCGCTGGCAGGACATCCAGAACGACCCACGCTACGTGATCCTGAATGAGCCGTTCAAGTCGGAGATACATAAGGGGAACTACCTCGAGATGAAGAACAAGTTCCTTGCCCGGCGGTTCAAG TTGCTGGAGCAGGCCCTGGTGATCGAGGAGCAGCTGCGGAGGGCTGCGTACCTCAACATGACCCAAGACCCCAGTCACCCGGCCATGGCATTGAACGCCCGTCTGGCTGAAGTGGAGTGCCTTGCCGAGAGCCACCAGCATCTCTCCAAAGAGTCCCTGGCTGGGAACAAGCCCGCGAATGCCGTCCTGCACAAGG TGCTGAACCAGCTCGAGGAGCTGCTGAGTGACATGAAGGCCGACGTGACGCGCCTGCCGTCCATGCTGTCCCGCATCCCGCCTGTGGCCGCCCGGCTGCAGATGTCTGAGCGGAGCATCCTCAGCCGCCTGGCCACCCGTGGGGGGGACCCTGCCGTCCAGCAG GGCTCCTTCGGCTCCTCCCAGATCTACAACAACAACTTTGGGCCAAATTTCCGAGGTCCTGGGCCGGGCGGGATTGTCAATTACAGCCAGATGCCTCTGGGACCGTACGTGACCG ATATTTAG